The Candidatus Mancarchaeum acidiphilum sequence GTAGATCATTGCCTATTGGTTTAGCATTGGTTTATTTAGCTTTTTAGAAAAAAATGCATATTGGATAATCGCTTATATTTTTGAATGTGGTATCATGAAGGTTTATGTGAAGACTTACGGATGCACCCTCAACCAGGCGGACAGCGACATAATAAAGACGCTGCTCAAGGACAGCAATATCACCGTTTCGGATGACGAGGCGGATTCTGATGCTGTGATAGTCAACACCTGCACTGTCAAAACCGCAACGGAGCAGAGGATAATAAACAAGCTTGAGAGACTGCAGAAGAGCGGGAAGAGGACAATAGTCACAGGGTGCATGGCTTCCGCCAACCCTGATCTCATATCAAAATACGTGCCTTCTGTAAGCATAATAACGGCCCCAAATATAAGCAGCCTTCCTGCTGCACTTGGCAAAGTTGCTGAAGGTGAAAGAGTTGTATACGACAGATATGGGGCTGTTGACAGGATGTCCTATTTCAAGCCAGGCAGCGGCATAATATCACGAATCCCGATAGGGGATGGGTGCCTGAGCAACTGCGCATTCTGCGAGACCAAGAGGGCAAGAGGCCCTCTGAACAGCTTCTCCTCAGACCTCATAGCTAAGGCGATCTCTTACAGCGTCCGGAAGGGGGCAAAGGAGATAGAACTGACATCTCAGGATGTCGGGGCGTATGGAGCAGACAGAAAGAGCAGCATCGCGGAGCTACTGGACAAGATAAAAACCCTTGACATAGGAGATGACTACTATATAAGGATAGGGATGCTTAATCCGGAGCATGCTCTTAAGCATATAGAGGCATTCACAGATGCGCTTAACAGCGGCCATTTTTACAAATTCATACACCTTCCTGTGCAGTCGGGAAGCGACTCGGTACTTAAGGACATGAACAGGGATTACGACATTTCGCAGTTCTATGAGGTTGTTGACAGGCTCAGGTCCAATGTGAAGGATCTTATGCTTGAAACCGATATAATAGTCGGATACCCTACGGAGAAGGAAAAGGATTTTGAGGAAACCCTCGAGATGGTGAAAGATGTAAAGCCTGACGTATCAAACCTTTCAAAGTTCGCAAGAAGGCCCCATGCAAGGGCATCGAAGCTTGAGCAGCTTTCGGAGAACGAGATAAAGAGAAGGAGTGTTGAGGCAACACGCATCATACGCAGGGTCCAGAATTCGATAAACAAAAAACTCATCGGCACATCGCAGGATGTGATGCTCACGGAAAGGACGGGGATTTCGA is a genomic window containing:
- a CDS encoding tRNA (N(6)-L-threonylcarbamoyladenosine(37)-C(2))-methylthiotransferase — translated: MKVYVKTYGCTLNQADSDIIKTLLKDSNITVSDDEADSDAVIVNTCTVKTATEQRIINKLERLQKSGKRTIVTGCMASANPDLISKYVPSVSIITAPNISSLPAALGKVAEGERVVYDRYGAVDRMSYFKPGSGIISRIPIGDGCLSNCAFCETKRARGPLNSFSSDLIAKAISYSVRKGAKEIELTSQDVGAYGADRKSSIAELLDKIKTLDIGDDYYIRIGMLNPEHALKHIEAFTDALNSGHFYKFIHLPVQSGSDSVLKDMNRDYDISQFYEVVDRLRSNVKDLMLETDIIVGYPTEKEKDFEETLEMVKDVKPDVSNLSKFARRPHARASKLEQLSENEIKRRSVEATRIIRRVQNSINKKLIGTSQDVMLTERTGISINGRNPSYKQVIIAGESDGLELGDRCKVKIYSSTSNALYGKVLN